TCCGATAATCCTCgagatttgaaaacttttccTTCTACTGCTGTTGACACggattttttatttaagaGGAAAAGTCGTGGTTATTTTTCCTCGAACATATTAAATATCCTTAAATATATGTGTCGCTCTATTAAACTATTTTAAACactttactttttttagGAGTGTGATACAGCAAAACAACTAGATAACTAAACCCTAACAATGTTGTTTAAGTCTCTCACAACGTTAGCCACCGGTGCCGCTTTCTTTGCCGGTGTCGCAACAGCTGGCGATGTTCCGGCAATTGAAGTTGTCGGGAACAAGTTCTTCTACTCCAACAATGGTAGCCAGTTTTACATGAGAGGTGTTGCTTACCAAGCTGATACTGTAAACCAAACCTCCGGCTCCACTATCAATGATCCTTTGGCTGATTATGACAGCTGTTCCAGAGATATTCCATACCTCAAGAAATTGGACACCAATGTAATCCGTGTTTATGCGATCAATACCTCTCTAGATCATTCTCAGTGTTTGAAAGCATTGAACGATGCTGACATCTACGTTATCGCTGATTTATCGGCCCCAGATACTTCCATCAATAGAGACGAACCAAAGTGGACTGTTAACTTGTTCAACAGTTACAAAAGTGTTGTTGACGCCTTTGCTAATTATACCAACGTTTTGGGTTTCTTTGCCGGTAATGAAGTTACTAACAACTATACAAACACAGACGCCTCTGCTTTCGTTAAGGCTGCTATTAGAGACGTCAGACAATACATTAGCGACAAGGATTACAGAAAAATTCCAGTCGGTTACTCTTCcaacgatgatgaaaaaaccAGAGTTGAGTTGGCTGATTACTTTGCTTGCGGTGACGACGATGTTAAGGCTGACTTTTACGGTATCAATATGTACGAATGGTGTGGTAAGTCTGACTTTAAAACTTCCGGTTATGCTGACAGAACTGCggaattcaaaaacttgtCTATCccagttttcttctctgAATATGGTTGTAACGAGGTTAGACCAAGATTATTTACTGAAGTTGAAGCCTTATACGGTTCTAATATGACTGATGTCTGGTCAGGTGGTATTGTTTACATGTATTTCGAAGAAACCAATAAGTACGGTTTAGTGAGTATTGACGGTAGTGATGTCAAAACTCTAGATGATTTCAACAACTATTCCTCAGAAATCAATAAGATATCTCCAACTTCAGCTAACACTAAGTCTTATTCTGCAACCACAAGTGATGTCGCTTGCCCAGCTACTGGCAAGTACTGGTCCGTTGCAACCGCACTGCCACCAACTCCAAACGGTGGCTTATGTTCCTGTATGAACGCAGCCAACAGTTGTGTTGTCTCTGACGATGTTGACTCTGATGACTACCAGGACTTGTTCAACTATGTCTGCGATAAAGTTGAAGGAAATTGTGGCGGTATTTCAGCAAACGGTACTTCTGGTGAATACGGTGCCTACTCATTCTGTAGTCCAAAGGAACAACTgtcttttgttttgaacTTGTATTATGAAAGTAATGGTGGTAGCGACTCTAATTGTGACTTCAGTGGTTCTGCTACTTTACAAACCGCTACCACACAAGCTAGTTGCTCTTCCGCATTGAAACAAATTGGTAGTTTGGGTACTAACTCGGCTTCCGGTAGTATTGATTTGGGCTCGGGTACTGAAACCAGCACTGGCTCTGCCTCTTCTAAGGCTTCAGGCTCCTCTGCCAAGTCTAGCTCTGGTTCTTCCAGctcttcgtcttcttcagcatcttcttcttcttccaccaAAAAGAGTGCTGCTACCAACGTTAAAGCTAACTTGGTGCAAGTCGTCTTCACCTCAGTCATTTCCTTATCCATCGCCGCTGGTGTCGGTTTTGCTTTGGCTTAGGAGACGTCGATACCTACATAATAATTCCTATTTTCGATAAGGTTTAATATTTTACCATTGCGAGATAGTTTTTacgaaaaatgaaaagttgtaaagtataattttcttttttttcaatgcaaGTTTTATGAGATCCTATTCGTGATTATCACTGGTAGATTAAGAATCATATTATTGTTACACTATGTACACTTTACCTAATCAGAAAAGAATGACAATATTTATTAATATTCCCTACAGAGAATTACTTACTTAatattgttcttttattaaACTTCTTTATGCAAACCATTTATGTACTTTTTCCATAATATCTGCTGGATATCTGTTGAAAATTGCCAAAGCATCATTAGAAGGCAAAAATCCTAACAATTTCTTGACTGAACTTATCACAGTTTGACTCTCCCTTTCAGTTAAACTTCTCTCATTTAAAGCTTGTATAACTGAATCAACTACCGTAGCGATATTGGATTGTGTGCATACAATCGGCGAGTTATTTTCGATTAAATGACCCAAAAATTGATAGTTGAATGAAGCAGCCTCTTTATCAGCAATCGTTGGCAACGTTTTAAACCAGTTCGCTGTGTATGTGTCTACATTGGGGATGTTGGAGTTGTATGCATATAGAATTTTGGCAATGGCTGCGCTGGCATTCTCAGTAGAGGAACGATTTTCTTCCAGCTTAGAGCCCGGAAAGTCAACGATCTGAACAAGTGTATCTAAAGTCGGTATGCAAACGTCAACATATGTAGATGGAGCATATTGTGCACAAACACCGATTATATAAGAAGCAGCTTGGCGAATGCGAGCGTCTGAAGAAACAAGACATTCAGTCACTCTTGGAATAAACGCACTCTTCATACTAGCGGTTTGCTCACCTCCGTATTGAATCAGATCACCAATTACCACTAATGCAAATATGACTAAAATTGGCTCATTATCTAACAGGAAAGTGTTTATCATGGACCatatattttccaaatgcTTTAGATAATGACCGCTTGTGGTTTTCAAGACTGCAGCGATAGATTTGTTGATTTCATCGAGGAGGTCTTCGTCCGTAAAGTCTTCCTCCTCATCgatgttttcattatattcatCTCCATCGCCATGGCGATCCTGCATTCTTTCATAAGTGTCCGTTAAGTTTGCAGAAACACCCTTAGTAAATCCTGCTAGTTGATCTTCGCTTAGGCAATTTTCGCCCATCACTTTGATGCCATTTACTAGAGAGTTGTGGTAGACTTGTGTAATTTCCGGCATTGGTTCCGACATTAACCCACCAATTATTTTCGAGGAAGCCTTATGCCATAATAGTACTAACTCCTCATTTTGGGTACCAGTTGCCGCAAGTAAACAGGACAATAGAATAGGAATCAACGTTGCACCTGCAGCACGAACACCATCGTGTAAGTAAAAGTCAAGCGATGGTAAAGCTATCTCCTCCATTACTTCCTTAACATATACAGCAAACTGGCCGCGTAAAAGTGTCGCGTAGCTTTGCAATAGCTCCATTGCAGACACCTTATCGTCGAGAACAGATGTATGAATAGCAATGTGTTTACCTTGAACTTGAACAACATCCCAATCTGGATATTGCTGAAAATTTGCAgcctcctcttcttcaattaGTCCGACGTCCTGTGTTGCTTTGGCAGTGATTAACAAAGGTGGGATAACGATCGGTAGCAAAGGAACAAAATCTTCCCCAAGGATTCGACAAATTCTGCTCCAACTTTGCTCTAAATATGATCTGAGTGCATCATCTTCGTCGATATCTGAGTTCTGTAAAGCAACCAAGATTGAGATAAGCTCTTGAGAATGTTCATGAAATTTCTCCTTACCAACAGCGAAACCAATCAGAGTGGCACATTCCATGCATTTACCTTTCAAAACGCTATTGTCTTTGTTGTCTACTTTCAAAACGTTCAATAATAAGGGCATTAAAGTATCATAGTACTTGATAAATTTATTCTTTGCTGCTTCGGCGATAAATGCAATAGTTGTTAAGGCCTGTTCTTGCACGTAAAGCTTGTTACTTTGTAAAAGAACCAACAGATTCGTCAAAAGACTGTCTAAGTAAGGTTCAAGGATATCCTTAGAGGCAAATTCAGAAAAGTTGACGAGAGCTGCCGCAGCATGGGTTTGAACTCTCGAAGTGCATTCTGATGTTAATTTAGATATCAAGGCGGGCAAAATTTTATCATGTGCAgttctttgaatgaaagGTGAAAAATCGGTAGATATTTGGCCCAAAACATTACAACATCCGTATTGAACTCTTGGATGAGAATCGTTAATTAAGGGAATCACAATATCTAAGATCTTTGGGATTTCACCTATTAATACGTCAGCACAACCTTCAGCAGCAGAGGAAAGAGCCATCATAGCCGCAAATCTTTCCCTCCATTCGGTTGATGTAATCATTTGCTGTAAATATTGAAACAAGGGTGCAGCCAGATATTCGCCGCCCAGTTTTAAAGCAACACGATCAAGAGCTTGACGAGCATGATCATATGTaacttcctcttcatcgtcGGTGTCATCGGATTCTATCCATTCTGCTgcatcatcgtcatctaTGGACACCTCTGTCATCATGATTAAAGTGTCCATCACCAAAGTTTGTCCATAATTTTGATTCAATTTGCACATTTGAGGAGCATTCTCGCTAAATACCGTTAATAGTTCCAGCGCAGTAGTTCTTGCCGGAGGCTCtaaatctttgttttttatgaCAATGTCAGTAAATTGTATTATTTGGTCAAACATATCCTTAAACAATTTTGGTGCCAATTCCACCAACTCAATCAATGATTCAAAAACCGAGGCAAGGGCATCATCCTTACCATCATCTAGAAATCTTGGTAAACTATTCAAAAGACTTGGCAATAAAACACCTAATTTTGAC
The window above is part of the Saccharomyces kudriavzevii IFO 1802 strain IFO1802 genome assembly, chromosome: 13 genome. Proteins encoded here:
- the GAS1 gene encoding 1,3-beta-glucanosyltransferase GAS1 (similar to Saccharomyces cerevisiae GAS1 (YMR307W); ancestral locus Anc_5.13); the encoded protein is MLFKSLTTLATGAAFFAGVATAGDVPAIEVVGNKFFYSNNGSQFYMRGVAYQADTVNQTSGSTINDPLADYDSCSRDIPYLKKLDTNVIRVYAINTSLDHSQCLKALNDADIYVIADLSAPDTSINRDEPKWTVNLFNSYKSVVDAFANYTNVLGFFAGNEVTNNYTNTDASAFVKAAIRDVRQYISDKDYRKIPVGYSSNDDEKTRVELADYFACGDDDVKADFYGINMYEWCGKSDFKTSGYADRTAEFKNLSIPVFFSEYGCNEVRPRLFTEVEALYGSNMTDVWSGGIVYMYFEETNKYGLVSIDGSDVKTLDDFNNYSSEINKISPTSANTKSYSATTSDVACPATGKYWSVATALPPTPNGGLCSCMNAANSCVVSDDVDSDDYQDLFNYVCDKVEGNCGGISANGTSGEYGAYSFCSPKEQLSFVLNLYYESNGGSDSNCDFSGSATLQTATTQASCSSALKQIGSLGTNSASGSIDLGSGTETSTGSASSKASGSSAKSSSGSSSSSSSSASSSSSTKKSAATNVKANLVQVVFTSVISLSIAAGVGFALA
- the PSE1 gene encoding importin PSE1 (similar to Saccharomyces cerevisiae PSE1 (YMR308C); ancestral locus Anc_5.11); translation: MSALPEEVNSTLLQIVQAFASPDNQIRSVAEKALSEEWITENNIEYLLTFLAEQAAFSQDTTVAALSAVLFRKLALKAPPSSKLMIMSKNITHIRKEVLVQIRSSLLKGFLSERADSIRHKLSDAIAECVQDDLPSWPELLQALIESLKSGNPNFRESSFRILTTVPYLITAVDTNSILPIFQSGFTDASDNVKISAVTAFVGYFKQLPKCEWSKLGVLLPSLLNSLPRFLDDGKDDALASVFESLIELVELAPKLFKDMFDQIIQFTDIVIKNKDLEPPARTTALELLTVFSENAPQMCKLNQNYGQTLVMDTLIMMTEVSIDDDDAAEWIESDDTDDEEEVTYDHARQALDRVALKLGGEYLAAPLFQYLQQMITSTEWRERFAAMMALSSAAEGCADVLIGEIPKILDIVIPLINDSHPRVQYGCCNVLGQISTDFSPFIQRTAHDKILPALISKLTSECTSRVQTHAAAALVNFSEFASKDILEPYLDSLLTNLLVLLQSNKLYVQEQALTTIAFIAEAAKNKFIKYYDTLMPLLLNVLKVDNKDNSVLKGKCMECATLIGFAVGKEKFHEHSQELISILVALQNSDIDEDDALRSYLEQSWSRICRILGEDFVPLLPIVIPPLLITAKATQDVGLIEEEEAANFQQYPDWDVVQVQGKHIAIHTSVLDDKVSAMELLQSYATLLRGQFAVYVKEVMEEIALPSLDFYLHDGVRAAGATLIPILLSCLLAATGTQNEELVLLWHKASSKIIGGLMSEPMPEITQVYHNSLVNGIKVMGENCLSEDQLAGFTKGVSANLTDTYERMQDRHGDGDEYNENIDEEEDFTDEDLLDEINKSIAAVLKTTSGHYLKHLENIWSMINTFLLDNEPILVIFALVVIGDLIQYGGEQTASMKSAFIPRVTECLVSSDARIRQAASYIIGVCAQYAPSTYVDVCIPTLDTLVQIVDFPGSKLEENRSSTENASAAIAKILYAYNSNIPNVDTYTANWFKTLPTIADKEAASFNYQFLGHLIENNSPIVCTQSNIATVVDSVIQALNERSLTERESQTVISSVKKLLGFLPSNDALAIFNRYPADIMEKVHKWFA